A section of the Zygosaccharomyces rouxii strain CBS732 chromosome B complete sequence genome encodes:
- the TFA1 gene encoding transcription factor TFIIE subunit TFA1 (some similarities with uniprot|P36100 Saccharomyces cerevisiae YKL028W TFA1 TFIIE large subunit involved in recruitment of RNA polymerase II to the promoter activation of TFIIH and promoter opening), with translation MDRPIDEIVKNLLKFVVRGFYGGSYILVLDAILFHSVLAEEDLKQLLGINKTDLGPLVARLRSDGLLSMHKQREYPPNSKSVERVYFYIKYPHAIDAIKWKVHQVVQRLKDDFDKNSEPNGYMCPVCLTKYTQLEAVQLLNFDRTEFLCSLCDEPLVEDDSGKKNKEKQDRLNRLMDQVQPIIDYLKKIDDSRIEENTFDVALAKLIPPQNQSRAAYTYNPKKGSTMFRPGDSDGNLLGNDSSRRAGANSQATLHVNITTASDEMAQKALAERQAEEKRKQNAVPEWHKQSTVGKSALGRLDEDEEFDPRTTQQAKMSLEETGGIPGGVDPAAANGLEREVDETYHTGALTEKELEERENERTLNEYYATWARKQAEAGEEDEEDEDEEEGFNAYGEDEEMNEDEFEDVEPKEEETGNQGSKSTAEPNAELNTNAVPKQEDNDDDDDDDVDIEFEDV, from the coding sequence atggaCCGTCCTATTGATGAGATTGTaaagaatcttttgaaatttgtcGTTAGAGGTTTCTATGGTGGCTCTTACATTTTAGTGCTAGATGCAATTCTTTTCCATTCAGTTCTTGCGGAGGAAGATTTAAAGCAATTACTTGGTATTAACAAGACTGATCTGGGTCCACTGGTGGCTCGACTGAGATCTGATGGTCTTTTGTCGATGCATAAGCAAAGGGAATACCCACCAAACTCTAAAAGTGTGGAACGTGTCTACTTTTACATCAAATATCCTCATGCAATCGATGCTATTAAGTGGAAAGTTCACCAGGTGGTGCAGAGGTTAAAAGATGACTTTGATAAGAATTCGGAACCTAATGGATACATGTGCCCCGTATGTCTGACGAAGTATACACAACTAGAAGCGGTACAATTGCTAAATTTTGATCGTACGGAATTCTTGTGCTCATTATGTGATGAGCCACTGGTGGAAGACGATTCCggtaagaagaataaagaaaaacagGATAGACTGAATCGTCTGATGGACCAAGTGCAACCGATTAttgattatttgaaaaaaatcgatgatTCTAGAATCGAAGAGAACACTTTCGATGTTGCATTAGCGAAATTGATCCCACCTCAAAACCAATCCCGTGCTGCTTACACTTACAATCCGAAGAAGGGAAGTACTATGTTCAGACCTGGAGACTCAGATGGAAACTTATTGGGTAATGATAGCAGTAGAAGAGCAGGTGCTAATTCACAAGCTACGCTTCATGTCAATATCACTACTGCAAGCGACGAAATGGCTCAAAAAGCTTTGGCAGAACGTCAAGCGGAGGAAAAAAGGAAGCAAAATGCCGTTCCAGAATGGCACAAACAATCTACTGTTGGTAAATCTGCGTTGGGTCGTTTggatgaagacgaagaatttgatccaaGAACAACACAGCAAGCTAAAATGTCTCTGGAGGAAACCGGTGGTATTCCTGGTGGTGTGGATCCAGCAGCCGCCAATGGATTAGAAAGAGAGGTTGACGAAACTTATCACACCGGTGCATTGACAGAGAAGGAGTTAGAAGAACGCGAAAACGAAAGAACTTTGAACGAATACTATGCTACATGGGCGCGTAAGCAAGCTGAAGCTGGTGAGGAAGAcgaagaggatgaagacgaGGAAGAGGGCTTCAACGCATACggtgaagacgaagaaatgaatgaagatgaatttgaagatgtggaaCCAAAGGAAGAGGAAACTGGGAACCAAGGATCTAAGAGCACTGCAGAACCTAATGCAGAACTAAATACTAATGCAGTGCCTAAACAAGaggataatgatgatgatgatgatgatgacgtGGATatagaatttgaagatgtttGA
- the SNF5 gene encoding Snf5p (some similarities with uniprot|P18480 Saccharomyces cerevisiae YBR289W SNF5 Involved in global regulation of transcription subunit of the chromatin remodeling Snf/Swi complex), which yields MNGNGNGGSPSNSFGNGGTPRGNPPNPFSNIGTPSFNLSQIPRQILQNLAPAQIQLIQQRHQQLLMARIQQQQQQQQQQQQQQHQQHQQHQQQNMMRQQPLDPQQQAKLQQAQAQLAQQKQAQVQAQAQLAQQKQAQVQARLAQQQQQQQHQQHQQQVPNPNASTNTMQGTNLARRAAQLNQSAGGAAAAAAAAGGQQQQPQTNQPQFVRSSGTPPVPINLPPQIAQLPLPMQQQVLNILKQQAIARDNPAVVAAITMAQQQVQQRVQQPQPEQSQQPQPQPQQPHSQPQPPQQPHSQPQPPQQPQPQQPSLQRQQARQPPQSQQGSPLPQPQPQPGPGSNVGTPKFVHSPQSAPVRGTPQPIRQQMAGVTMPLGGGAQSVPPAQSRIPPVRTDLPVPPAPSAAHLPKMDLPPFQTINYEPPETRLPHPNFWSERDPKTDTLLYEQIIQRDKQHRKDLIKETNGYEPFSIYGFSNKEYLGRLWHNLQYCQDLKSTRMKSITSTSQNVPAASIWGSGYSGYGNGITNKVTQVVPEFKIADRSHIYQNRFQVYQQAMNETHEDLVPVRLEFDQERDRFCLRDTLLWNKNDTLVNIEEFVDDMMKDYRYSPQLRDQFAETVVNSIREQILEYQPNPFQELSQERSGGDDMRIKIKLDIVVGQNQLIDQFEWDISNTENSPEEFAECMCQELSLPGEFMTAIVHSIHEQVHMYHKSLALLGYNFDGSPVEDDDIRSRILPVITLDDVYRTPSESKNYNPNLLQISAAELERLDRDKDRDTRRKRRQGRFNRRGVVQSNGLNNQASSSMGPGVNGAEVSLPDVSDIPRTFRTPVPSTILPGGVDLGPSVGSYDLRTTTEYRQRPPKPVVEEPPCQIVDNIPGQCLLLSINLSPRTRYLINSSRNFNADTQNLSQGQLQDTTNNDNDSSYEQEPLSATEQFPSTNDAVQEDLQD from the coding sequence ATGAATGGCAATGGAAATGGTGGTTCACCTTCGAACTCATTTGGTAATGGCGGGACCCCCAGGGGGAATCCTCCAAATCCCTTCAGTAATATTGGGACACCGTCTTTTAACCTCTCACAGATACCAAGACAGATACTCCAAAATTTGGCGCCTGCACAGATTCAACTGATCCAGCAGAGGCATCAACAGTTGCTTATGGCTCGAAttcaacagcaacaacaacagcaacaacaacaacagcaacagcagcacCAACAGCACCAACAGCACCAACAGCAGAATATGATGAGACAACAACCTCTGGATCCCCAACAACAGGCTAAGTTGCAACAGGCTCAAGCCCAATTGGCACAGCAAAAACAGGCACAGGTGCAGGCTCAAGCTCAATTGGCTCAGCAAAAACAGGCACAAGTACAGGCACGATTGgctcaacaacaacaacaacagcagcacCAGCAGCACCAGCAGCAAGTTCCCAATCCTAATGCTTCTACAAATACTATGCAAGGAACCAATTTAGCTCGAAGGGCCGCTCAGTTAAATCAAAGcgctggtggtgctgcAGCAGCCGCAGCCGCTGCTGGTGgtcaacaacaacagccaCAAACAAATCAACCTCAGTTTGTAAGGAGTTCTGGTACTCCTCCCGTACCTATTAATCTGCCACCACAGATTGCGCAATTACCACTACCAATGCAGCAGCAAGTTCTCAATATCTTAAAACAACAGGCAATCGCCAGAGATAATCCAGCCGTAGTGGCGGCCATAACTATGGCACAGCAACAGGTACAACAGCGGGTACAACAACCTCAACCTGAACAGTCTCAACAGCCTCAACCTCAACCGCAACAACCTCATTCACAACCGCAACCTCCTCAACAACCTCATTCACAACCGCAACCTCctcaacaaccacaaccacagCAACCGTCACTTCAGCGACAACAAGCTCGACAACCACCCCAATCTCAACAAGGTTCACCACTACCtcaaccacaaccacaaccagGACCTGGTTCGAATGTGGGCACTCCCAAATTTGTCCATTCACCTCAGTCTGCACCGGTTAGAGGCACGCCACAACCTATAAGACAACAAATGGCTGGTGTCACTATGCCGCTAGGAGGAGGAGCTCAATCTGTTCCTCCTGCACAATCAAGAATACCACCAGTACGGACAGACCTACCAGTACCGCCAGCTCCCTCAGCTGCTCATTTGCCCAAAATGGATCTGCCGCCATTTCAAACTATCAATTATGAACCTCCAGAAACAAGGCTACCTCACCCAAATTTTTGGTCTGAAAGGGATCCTAAGACTGATACCTTACTTTACGAACAGATTATACAGAGAGATAAGCAACAtagaaaagatttgatcaaagaaacaaatGGTTATGAACCATTTAGCATTTATGGATTCAGTAACAAAGAATACTTGGGACGCCTTTGGCACAATTTACAATACTGTCAAGATTTAAAATCTACGAGAATGAAATCAATTACAAGTACGTCTCAAAATGTACCAGCGGCAAGCATTTGGGGGTCTGGTTATTCAGGTTATGGTAACGGTATTACAAATAAGGTTACACAAGTGGTGCCTGAGTTCAAAATAGCCGATCGTTCTCACATCTATCAAAATAGATTCCAAGTTTACCAACAAGCGATGAATGAAACCCACGAAGATTTGGTACCTGTACGATTGGAATTCGATCAAGAACGTGATAGGTTCTGTCTAAGAGACACACTACTTTGGAATAAAAATGACACTTTGGTAAACATTGAGGAGTTCGTTGATGACATGATGAAAGATTATAGATATTCACCTCAATTGAGAGATCAATTCGCAGAAACTGTGGTCAACTCAATTAGAGAACAAATTTTAGAATACCAGCCAAATCCATTCCAAGAATTAAGTCAAGAACGAAGcggtggtgatgatatGCGTATTAAGATTAAACTGGATATCGTTGTCGGTCAAAATCAAttaattgatcaattcgAATGGGATATTTCCAATACAGAAAACAGCCCCGAAGAGTTTGCAGAATGCATGTGTCAGGAATTATCGCTACCTGGTGAATTCATGACCGCTATAGTTCACTCAATCCATGAGCAAGTTCATATGTATCACAAATCGTTGGCACTACTAGGTTATAATTTTGATGGATCCCCagtagaagatgatgacaTTAGATCTCGTATTCTACCAGTTATTACCTTAGATGATGTCTATAGAACTCCTAGTGAGTCTAAAAACTACAATCCGAACTTACTCCAGATCTCTGCCGCAGAACTCGAACGTCTAGATAGAGATAAGGACAGAGACACAAGACGTAAAAGACGGCAGGGCCGTTTTAACAGAAGAGGTGTCGTTCAGTCAAACGGTTTAAACAACCAAGCGAGTTCCTCTATGGGCCCTGGTGTCAACGGTGCTGAAGTTTCCTTACCTGATGTCTCTGATATACCGAGAACCTTCCGTACACCTGTACCCAGTACTATTCTACCAGGTGGTGTAGATTTGGGACCATCAGTAGGGTCATACGACTTGAGAACCACTACAGAATACCGTCAAAGACCTCCTAAGCCAGTTGTTGAAGAACCGCCATGCCAAATTGTGGATAACATCCCGGGTCAATGTCTACTGCTTTCCATCAACCTGTCTCCGAGAACAAGATACCTGATCAACTCCAGTAGGAACTTCAATGCGGATACACAGAATCTATCACAGGGTCAGCTACAAGATACTACTAATAATGACAACGATAGTAGTTATGAACAAGAACCGTTGAGCGCAACAGAACAGTTCCCATCTACAAATGATGCTGTTCAGGAGGACCTACAGGACTGA
- a CDS encoding tRNA threonylcarbamoyladenosine dehydratase (highly similar to gnl|GLV|CAGL0K02937g Candida glabrata CAGL0K02937g and similar to YKL027W uniprot|P36101 Saccharomyces cerevisiae YKL027W Hypothetical ORF), which translates to MAQDTWRIVAATVAFTVTATKCAEYLWNCRQARLPQSKPHKNLQAEQYDDDLFREQLARNYAFLGEEGMQKLKEQYVVVVGAGGVGSWVVTMLVRSGCCRIRVIDFDQISLSSLNRHSCAVLKDVGTPKVECLKMHMQEIAPWCKVEAINQLWTKDSAEELLLSGGEPSIVVDCIDNIDTKVDLLEFTYKRNLPVISSMGASTKSDPTRINIADITATEEDPLARTVRRLLKKRGINTGIPVVFSAEKPDPRKAKLLPLPDEEYEKGSVGELSALKDFRVRILPVLGTMPGIFGLAIATWILTKASGYPMSPIEGKNRIKVYDGIYQSLAGQMSRIGMPDQRVPVSVFEIGYILEEVFRGKSPVSGYSTRLTLSKWDPSKPVSLQNVVILTKEEQNVHERRVLNGGEKIEDVYPPEVLELINKRFQEEKYYSQYR; encoded by the coding sequence atggCACAAGATACGTGGAGGATTGTAGCTGCTACTGTAGCGTTCACTGTAACCGCCACAAAGTGTGCGGAATATTTATGGAACTGCCGCCAAGCTAGACTGCCGCAATCCAAGCCACATAAGAATCTTCAAGCTGAACAGTACGATGATGACCTTTTTCGCGAACAACTAGCTCGTAACTATGCATTTTTGGGGGAAGAAGGTATGCAAAAGCTCAAGGAGCAGTACGTTGTGGttgttggtgctggtggtgttggATCGTGGGTTGTTACTATGCTCGTTCGTTCAGGATGTTGTCGTATCCGTGTGATcgattttgatcaaatttcaTTGAGTTCTTTGAATAGGCATAGTTGTGctgttttgaaagatgtgGGCACTCCAAAAGTTGAATGTCTAAAAATGCATATGCAAGAAATTGCACCCTGGTGTAAAGTGGAAGCCATTAATCAATTATGGACCAAAGATAGTGCCGAAGAGTTATTACTAAGTGGTGGAGAACCCTCGATTGTTGTTGATTGTATCGATAACATCGATACGAAAGTTGATCTACTGGAATTCACCTACAAGAGAAATTTACCTGTGATTTCCTCCATGGGTGCTTCCACTAAGAGTGATCCTACGAGAATTAATATTGCTGACATTACGGCAACGGAAGAGGATCCACTTGCAAGAACAGTAAGACGTTTACTAAAGAAAAGAGGTATCAATACTGGTATCCCAGTTGTATTTAGTGCCGAGAAGCCAGATCCACGTAAAGCTAAATTGTTACCCCTACCTGATGAAGAGTATGAGAAGGGTTCTGTGGGAGAATTAAGTGCATTAAAGGATTTCCGCGTTAGAATTTTGCCTGTGTTGGGGACCATGCCAGGTATATTTGGATTAGCAATCGCTACTTGGATTCTAACTAAAGCTTCTGGTTACCCCATGAGTCCGATTGAAGGCAAGAATAGAATCAAAGTTTATGACGGTATTTATCAATCGTTAGCGGGCCAAATGAGTCGTATTGGCATGCCAGATCAAAGAGTACCAGTTTCTGTCTTCGAAATTGGTTATATCCTCGAGGAAGTGTTTAGAGGTAAATCTCCGGTGAGTGGATACTCAACTAGATTGACACTTTCTAAGTGGGATCCTTCTAAACCTGTATCCTTACAAAATGTAGTCATTTTGaccaaagaagaacagaatGTACACGAAAGACGTGTGCTTAAcggtggtgaaaaaataGAAGATGTTTATCCACCAGAagtattggaattgatcaataAAAGATTCCAAGAGGAGAAATATTACTCTCAGTACAGATAG
- the LEU5 gene encoding coenzyme A transporter (highly similar to gnl|GLV|CAGL0K02915g Candida glabrata CAGL0K02915g and similar to YHR002W uniprot|P38702 Saccharomyces cerevisiae YHR002W LEU5 Mitochondrial carrier protein involved in the accumulation of CoA in the mitochondrial matrix homolog of human Graves disease protein does not encode an isozyme of Leu4p as first hypothesized) yields MGEGTGSSVVREPNNYKKGEVPPTTTAQSQAINKYSVEYIVRSGIAGGVSGSCAKTLIAPLDRIKILFQTSNPHYTKYTGSLVGLVEAAKHIWINDGIRGFYQGHSVTLIRIFPYAAIKFVAYEQVRNLLIPSSNYEVPWRRILSGSLAGLCSVFVTYPLDLLRVRLAYVTEHKSKVRLIDFIRAIYHEPASTTLTSRRYIPKWFAHWCNFYRGYCPTVLGMIPYAGVSFFAHDCLHDLLRIPLCAPYTVIKISEQEKDRRSQQNQRTPLTTWAELGAGGLAGMASQTAAYPFEIIRRRLQVSTLTATNAHEHKFQSIGGIARIIYKERGWRGFFVGLSIGYIKVTPMVACSFFVYERMKWHLGI; encoded by the coding sequence ATGGGTGAAGGAACTGGTTCATCGGTGGTTAGAGAACCaaacaattacaaaaagGGAGAAGTACCGCCTACCACCACAGCTCAATCTCAGGCCATCAACAAGTATTCTGTGGAGTATATAGTTAGATCAGGAATAGCTGGTGGTGTATCGGGATCTTGTGCCAAGACATTGATCGCCCCACTAGatagaattaaaattttatttcaaaCTTCGAATCCCCATTATACCAAATACACAGGTTCTCTTGTAGGATTAGTGGAAGCAGCAAAACACATTTGGATTAACGATGGTATTCGTGGATTTTACCAAGGTCATTCAGTAACATTGATTAGAATTTTCCCCTACGCAGCTATTAAATTTGTTGCTTACGAACAAGTGAGAAACCTTTTAAttccatcttcaaattatGAAGTTCCTTGGAGACGTATACTAAGTGGATCACTAGCAGGACTATGTAGTGTTTTCGTCACATATCCATTAGATCTATTACGTGTAAGATTGGCATACGTTACTGAACACAAGTCGAAAGTCAGGTTAATCGATTTTATTAGAGCCATTTACCATGAACCTGCATCCACAACATTGACTTCCCGGCGGTATATACCGAAGTGGTTTGCCCATTGGTGTAATTTCTACAGAGGTTATTGCCCTACCGTCTTAGGGATGATCCCATACGCAGGTGTATCCTTCTTCGCTCATGACTGTCTTCACGATTTATTAAGAATTCCGCTATGTGCACCTTATACAGTTATTAAGATATCGGAACAGGAAAAAGATAGAAGGTCGCAGCAGAATCAGAGAACTCCGTTGACCACTTGGGCCGAACTAGGTGCTGGTGGATTAGCAGGTATGGCATCACAAACAGCGGCATAcccttttgaaattatcaGAAGACGACTACAAGTGAGTACCTTAACGGCGACAAATGCACATGAACATAAATTTCAATCGATTGGAGGAATTGCGAGAATAATCTACAAAGAACGTGGATGGCGTGGATTTTTTGTTGGGTTGAGTATTGGCTACATAAAGGTTACCCCCATGGTTGCTTGCAGTTTCTTCGTCTATGAAAGAATGAAGTGGCATTTGGGCATATGA
- the CTP1 gene encoding Ctp1p (highly similar to uniprot|P38152 Saccharomyces cerevisiae YBR291C CTP1 Mitochondrial inner membrane citrate transporter member of the mitochondrial carrier family): protein MVDKKQVDPLNSFIAGALAGAVEGAITYPFEFAKTRLQLRDKNAKSSKNPLVLIYNTARTQGVSALYVGCPAFIVGNTAKAGVRFLGYGAIQNLLRDPHTGQLSGPRGVLAGLGAGLLESVVAVTPFEAIKTALIDDKQAAKPKYHSNGRGLFMNHVYLARDMGFKGLYNGILPVSMRQGANSAVRLGCYNKIKTMVQNYSNLPKDKPLSSGLTFLVGAFAGVVTVYSTMPIDTVKTRMQSLDAKRYTSTLNCFVRVFKDEGLRTFWKGATPRLGRLMLSGGIVFTVYEKVLYILS from the coding sequence ATGGTTGATAAAAAACAGGTTGATCCGTTGAACTCTTTTATTGCAGGTGCCCTTGCAGGTGCAGTGGAAGGTGCTATCACTTatccatttgaatttgcCAAGACTAGGCTACAATTGAGGGATAAGAATGCTAAAAGCTCGAAAAACCCATTGGTACTCATATACAACACGGCTAGGACCCAAGGTGTATCAGCGTTGTATGTTGGATGTCCTGCATTTATCGTTGGTAATACTGCAAAAGCAGGTGTTAGGTTTCTCGGATATGGTGCAATTCAGAATCTATTGAGAGACCCACATACTGGACAATTGAGCGGACCTAGAGGTGTTTTGGCAGGTTTAGGTGCGGGCTTGTTGGAAAGTGTTGTTGCGGTGACGCCTTTCGAAGCCATAAAGACTGCATTGATAGATGACAAACAAGCGGCTAAACCAAAGTATCATAGTAATGGACGTGGATTGTTTATGAATCATGTGTATTTGGCTCGTGATATGGGATTCAAGGGGCTTTACAATGGTATTTTGCCAGTATCTATGAGGCAAGGTGCCAATTCGGCGGTCAGACTAGGTTGTTATAACAAGATTAAAACAATGGTACAAAACTACtcaaatcttccaaaggatAAACCTTTATCATCAGGATTGACATTTTTAGTAGGTGCATTTGCAGGGGTAGTTACAGTTTATTCTACCATGCCGATCGATACTGTAAAGACTAGAATGCAGAGTTTGGATGCTAAGAGATACACCTCCACTTTGAATTGTTTTGTACGTgtcttcaaagatgaagGTCTCAGGACATTTTGGAAAGGCGCCACTCCAAGATTAGGTAGATTGATGTTGAGTGGTGGTATTGTATTTACAGTTTACGAAAAAGTGTTGTACATCTTAAGCTGA
- the BSD2 gene encoding Bsd2p (similar to uniprot|P38356 Saccharomyces cerevisiae YBR290W BSD2 Heavy metal ion homeostasis protein facilitates trafficking of Smf1p and Smf2p metal transporters to the vacuole where they are degraded controls metal ion transport prevents metal hyperaccumulation functions in copper detoxification), with the protein MSSDNLIQSQQVGSSRDVVEAPPPVPQLSEGMTSTEGLQERGHDLESGVEGESIGGPRSLRERVTREVKTIGRHFNLLDKLFRRNIQRTSHLQHGASFDGVFSNLSAKPDTGSRDVVEDDNPPTYEEAAIDMAPSYYGVDDDGSGLYYNEICIEGLPTGNIANFVWNMVVSTCFQFVGFLITYILHTSHAAKQGSRFGLGLTMLGYSYSMIPNDVRSKVGKDNVLDRVEVPDPTDYDDLHLYTRPTSQDEFQSSLSRGNTEDQQKLPALAIFVGLFGAFISIKGIYDYVMVKRMESKYMTQERA; encoded by the coding sequence ATGTCAAGTGATAATCTAATACAGAGTCAACAAGTGGGTAGTTCCAGGGATGTTGTAgaagcaccaccaccagtacCACAATTGTCAGAAGGAATGACGAGTACAGAGGGATTACAAGAACGAGGACATGATTTAGAGAGTGGTGTTGAGGGAGAATCCATTGGAGGACCAAGGAGCCTTAGAGAAAGAGTCACAAGGGAGGTCAAGACCATTGGCAGACATTTTAACCTATTGGATAAACTATTTAGAAGGAATATACAGAGGACGTCACATTTACAGCACGGTGCTAGTTTCGATGGAGTTTTTAGTAATTTGAGTGCAAAACCCGACACAGGATCTCGAGACGTGGTAGAGGATGATAATCCACCCACGTATGAAGAAGCGGCCATTGATATGGCTCCTTCTTACTATGGAGTGGATGACGATGGATCTGGTCTATATTATAACGAAATTTGCATAGAGGGGTTACCAACTGGGAACATCGCCAATTTCGTATGGAACATGGTGGTAAGTACatgttttcaatttgtgGGCTTTTTGATCACTTACATCCTACATACCTCGCATGCGGCCAAGCAGGGATCTAGATTTGGGCTAGGGCTTACTATGCTGGGGTACAGTTATTCAATGATTCCAAACGACGTAAGGTCAAAAGTTGGTAAAGATAATGTATTAGACCGTGTAGAAGTGCCAGATCCAACTGATTATGACGATTTACATCTGTATACTCGTCCGACTTCTCAAGATGAATTCCAGTCGAGTTTAAGTCGAGGTAATACTGAGGACCAGCAAAAATTACCAGCGTTAGCAATATTTGTTGGTTTGTTTGGAGCTTTCATATCGATAAAGGGCATTTATGATTATgtgatggtgaaaagaaTGGAAAGTAAGTATATGACCCAGGAGCGAGCATAA
- a CDS encoding FAD-dependent oxidoreductase (conserved hypothetical protein) produces MSKVVVLGGGVSGLTSALCLLAQFKDTIEELTVLASEYPGDYHAPDYTSPWAGANWCSFVRDGDKLQIQRDKLTYDVLLQLADREQSCGVKKYCLKTFMSRNSAVPWYIKDGFVKGLKELSNEEVKSRKLDPSQVRGFEFTTVSINPTRYNNYLISQIVKAGGAVRRVKRLDTIDQVVDVMGYVPSLVVNCTGVNAGKLLREVDPNEQDRVYPVKGHILQIYEDLPYQVIIEDLPKEDNALPNQFLNVFPRPEGGCIVGGLAAKGDYSKDIDPELSSSILRVMKRHIPELSTATVYNSYVAFRPGRKGGVRIDFSEYPLAKHVSTLKVVHNYGIGGSGYQSSYGIAMEVCGYAERAFLQRPKCPFKL; encoded by the coding sequence ATGTCTAAAGTCGTTGTTCTTGGAGGTGGTGTGTCAGGTCTAACCAGCGCACTATGTCTTTTAGCTCAATTTAAGGATACTATTGAGGAATTAACTGTTCTGGCATCCGAATATCCAGGTGATTACCATGCACCAGATTATACATCACCATGGGCTGGTGCGAACTGGTGCAGTTTTGTTCGTGACGGCGATAAGTTGCAAATCCAACGTGATAAACTTACTTATGACGTTCTCTTACAGTTAGCAGATAGGGAACAGAGCTGCGGTGTTAAAAAGTATTGCCTGAAAACTTTCATGTCAAGGAATTCAGCAGTGCCATGGTACATTAAAGATGGATTCGTAAAAGGTTTGAAAGAACTGTCGAATGAAGAAGTGAAGTCAAGAAAACTCGATCCTTCTCAGGTAAGGGGATTTGAATTTACTACTGTTTCTATCAACCCCACTAGATACAACAACTATTTGATTTCACAAATCGTAAAGGCTGGCGGGGCCGTGCGTAGAGTCAAAAGGTTGGATACAATTGATCAAGTTGTCGATGTAATGGGGTATGTTCCCAGCTTAGTGGTTAATTGTACAGGTGTAAATGCTGGGAAATTGTTACGTGAAGTGGATCCAAACGAACAAGATAGAGTTTACCCAGTAAAGGGCCATATCTTACAGATCTACGAGGACTTGCCTTACCAGGTGATCATTGAGGATTTGCCAAAGGAGGATAATGCTTTGCCAAATCAGTTTTTGAACGTTTTCCCACGTCCTGAAGGCGGATGTATTGTTGGCGGATTGGCAGCTAAGGGCGATTATTCTAAAGACATTGATCCCGAGCTTTCATCGAGTATTTTACGTGTAATGAAAAGGCATATCCCGGAGTTATCAACGGCAACAGTTTACAATTCTTACGTAGCTTTTAGACCTGGTAGAAAAGGTGGTGTCCGCATTGATTTCTCAGAGTATCCGTTGGCAAAGCATGTCAGTACTTTGAAAGTGGTACATAACTACGGGATTGGCGGTTCAGGATATCAATCGTCTTACGGTATTGCTATGGAAGTCTGTGGATATGCTGAGAGGGCATTCTTACAGAGACCTAAATGTCCATTTAAGCTATAG